A window from Culex pipiens pallens isolate TS chromosome 3, TS_CPP_V2, whole genome shotgun sequence encodes these proteins:
- the LOC120422491 gene encoding uncharacterized protein LOC120422491, which yields MAHLNLLLLVTFLAVTATACTKSISSDLLDPCGFSALTVSVAPSSWVLSRQNCGLPIAVEMFESPPVVYFDYGSPEKLYTVVFVDLDGGPTENKVFLHWIVANVAESTLLQGMTSTDGDTVMDYLAPTAARYEHRYGFYLYEQVYGTSYPPMPDSRAEFDLGAWIGSQHPEGALCGPVASTGFSA from the exons ATGGCACATTTAAATCTTCTACTTTTGGTGACGTTCCTGGCGGTCACCGCCACAGCTTGCACGAAAAGTATCTCGTCCGATCTGCTAGATCCGTGTGGATTCAGTGCGCTAACGGTTTCGGTAGCGCCCTCGAGTTGGGTTCTGTCCCGGCAGAACTGTGGTCTACCGATTGcggttgaaatgtttgaaagccCGCCGGTGGTGTACTTTGACTACGGAAGCCCGGAAAAGCTGTACACGGTCGTTTTCGTCGATCTGGATGGGGGACCCACGGAGAATAAGGTGTTTCTGCATTGGATTGTGGCCAATGTGGCG GAATCCACGTTGCTTCAGGGCATGACTTCAACGGACGGCGATACCGTGATGG ACTATCTCGCCCCTACGGCGGCCCGCTACGAGCACCGGTACGGGTTCTATCTGTACGAACAGGTTTACGGAACGAGCTAC CCGCCGATGCCGGACAGCCGGGCCGAGTTCGATTTGGGCGCCTGGATCGGGTCGCAGCACCCGGAGGGGGCGCTCTGTGGCCCCGTTGCCTCGACCGGGTTCAGTGCGTAG